The segment GAGTTAGAAAAGGAATTTTCATTGGAACAAATCCGTGCTTGCTTCAGTCAGTTTCCAGGGATTTTGGTTGTCGATAACTTAGCAGAACACCAATATCCCACAAGTACATTAGCAAGAGGCACAGACCAAGTATACGTTGGGCGTATTCGTCGCGACCTCTCTGTTGAAAATGGCTTACTCTTTTACACCGTGGCTGACAATATTCGCAAAGGCGCTGCGGCTAACGCGGTGCAAATTGCTTTGGCGCTTCTACAAGAGGAGGTCCTTTCATGAAAGTCGCAAAATTTGGTGGAAGCTCGATGTCTCATGAAGAACAGTTCCGTAAAGTCCGTGAGATCGTGTTAGCTGATCCTAATCGAGAAGTCGTTGTCGTTTCCGCTTTAGGAAAAAGAACCGATGAAGACGATAAAGTGACCGATTTACTCTATTTGATCCATGCGTATCTTCAACATAAGGTTGATTGGACGCCACTATGGGAACGGATCACACAACGTTTTATTCAAGTTAGGGATCTTCTGTCACTCGACTTTCCGATTGAAAAAGAATTAACCACGATCGAAACACATCTAAAACAGGAAAAAGTGACGATCGATTATTTAGTCAGTCGTGGGGAGTATCTGACTGCGCAATTGATGGCGGAATATTTAGGGTATACCTTTGCAGACGCAAGTGAGCTGATCTACTTTGATTATGAAGGAGGCATCGACTTTCCGCGTACAGAGCAAGCAGTACGCGAGATGTACCAGAAACACCAAAAGTTGATCGTCCCAGGATTTTATGGTGCCAACCCAGCAGGAAAAGAAAAATTACTTGGTCGTGGGGGCAGTGATATTACCGGCTCCGTTTTAGCAAGTGCCTTACAGGCAGATCTTTATGAAAATTGGACGGATGTTTCAGGCATCATGATGGCAGACCCAAGAATCATTGACTCACCGAAAGTCATTGAAGAGATCTCTTTCCGTGAATTACGAGAAATGGCTTATATGGGTGCCAATGTCTTGCATGAATCCGCGATTTTTCCTGTACAAGAAGCTGATATCCCGATCCAAAT is part of the Enterococcus mundtii genome and harbors:
- a CDS encoding aspartate kinase, with protein sequence MKVAKFGGSSMSHEEQFRKVREIVLADPNREVVVVSALGKRTDEDDKVTDLLYLIHAYLQHKVDWTPLWERITQRFIQVRDLLSLDFPIEKELTTIETHLKQEKVTIDYLVSRGEYLTAQLMAEYLGYTFADASELIYFDYEGGIDFPRTEQAVREMYQKHQKLIVPGFYGANPAGKEKLLGRGGSDITGSVLASALQADLYENWTDVSGIMMADPRIIDSPKVIEEISFRELREMAYMGANVLHESAIFPVQEADIPIQIKNTNRPNDHGTKISNHEVEKENGLTGIAGRKDFLSITLFKRHMSDEIGFIWKAMSIFAKHGISIEHIPSGIDNIGVVVSAELIMDKLFLITKELREELGVEEIEIIEDLALISVVGGPHKEPIGLSGKVLSILNELEIRTSILSQGAQELNLIIGVPNTQYETVVKGIYEGMVRRHVGNTPNGVTSNS